The Budorcas taxicolor isolate Tak-1 chromosome 25, Takin1.1, whole genome shotgun sequence genome includes a region encoding these proteins:
- the VSIG10L2 gene encoding V-set and immunoglobulin domain-containing protein 10-like 2, with the protein MAGQGALLSPLGLLLLAPLCLLHPGASGQPHPTRGAPRETSSIQGVRGGSVELACGAQSAPLVVFWSFTPLGSLMPQPVAVASGGEFKVEASASALGAVSLRNSSLVLWELQEGARGHFLCQALHAASGQLHATSSSLALAVLVPVSKPQVRLSDPSPVEGASLVATCIVREGTEPVTFAWQHQAPRGPAEALMGVTKHLIQLDPVNRTHLGWYTCTAHNAVNQLSSDGAFLDVIYGPDNPVITVEPLGFTEEGFGASEREEVTLSCLAASNPPSLYVWLHEHTQVHAGPTYVIASAGRAHTGLYTCLARNSRLDTHTQTSVQLTIYYPPKGRPSCTVLPAPGALTLVCTWPGGLPAAQLQWAGPQGAGPTALSNVTWSYAATQLANSSSFTCTGRHPALALPMLCRITLWEPLRSPTCWTVATIRDQFIMLSCEWPGGEPPAVLSWLDEQEQPLGSSSSSPAVYLLQAQEDLAGREFTCRGTHPLRAPDPLCRLRLEAPQLAVAEPRVSVLEGEEAWLGCALLAGLPPAQLLWLGPQRRQVEPGTLGFTLHSEGTQLRLSVQGADPARHGGTYQCMARNALGNSSRSVLLEVLRYPAPPNVTISRLTYGRRRSEVQLQWAVRGPGNLTGFLVQRRASVPGLGAGAWETVAGDIKPESRGRRLGGLDPGVRYGFRVLALNHRTAGHPSEVKTPADPPFSAYAAVLGAAGAGMVVATVASLLVFQCAARHPDTFPCLGRLLIPRWVWKPNHSGGTEPSPTTPGSDPAQESMEPPVNVTITVTATP; encoded by the exons ATGGCGGGTCAGGGGGCCCTGCTCAGCCCCCTCGGCCTCCTGCTGCTGGCACCCCTCTGCCTTCTGCATCCAGGGGCCTCGG GGCAGCCCCATCCGACCCGAGGAGCCCCCAGGGAGACCTCCTCCATCCAGGGAGTGCGAGGCGGCTCAGTGGAGCTGGCCTGTGGTGCCCAGTCTGCCCCCCTGGTGGTCTTCTGGAGCTTCACTCCCCTGGGCTCGCTGATGCCCCAGCCCGTGGCTGTCGCCAGTGGAGGGGAGTTCAAGGTGGAGGCCAGCGCCTCAGCTCTGGGAGCCGTGAGTCTGCGAAACAGCAGCCTGGTGCTGTGGGAGCTGCAGGAGGGGGCCCGCGGCCACTTCCTGTGCCAGGCCCTGCATGCGGCCAGCGGCCAGCTCCACGCCacctcctcttccctcgctctggCCGtgctgg TGCCCGTATCGAAGCCTCAGGTGCGGCTGAGTGACCCGTCCCCAGTGGAGGGGGCCTCCTTGGTGGCTACGTGTATAGTGCGGGAGGGCACAGAGCCCGTGACCTTTGCCTGGCAGCATCAGGCACCCCGGGGCCCTGCAGAGGCTCTCATGGGTGTCACAAAGCATCTGATCCAGCTGGACCCCGTCAACCGGACACACCTGGGCTGGTACACGTGCACTGCCCACAACGCCGTCAACCAGCTGAGCAGTGACGGAGCCTTCCTGGATGTCATCT ATGGTCCAGACAATCCTGTGATCACCGTGGAGCCACTGGGGTTCACTGAGGAGGGGTTTGGGGCCAGTGAGAGGGAAGAGGTGACCCTGAGCTGCCTGGCTGCATCCAACCCCCCCAGCCTCTACGTGTGGCTTCATGAACACACTCAGGTGCATGCCGGGCCCACCTACGTTATCGCCAGTGCCGGCCGTGCCCACACAGGCCTGTACACCTGCCTGGCCCGCAACAGCCGCCTGGACACCCACACGCAGACCAGTGTCCAGCTCACCATCTACT ATCCCCCCAAGGGGCGGCCCTCCTGCACTGTTCTCCCTGCCCCTGGGGCACTGACTTTGGTCTGCACCTGGCCTGGGGGGCTTCCAGCTGCCCAGCTGCAGTGGGCCGGACCCCAGGGAGCTGGCCCCACTGCACTCAGCAATGTCACCTGGAGTTATGCAGCCACCCAGCTTGCCAACAGCAGCTCCTTCACCTGCACCGGCAGGCACCCAGCTCTGGCTCTGCCCATGCTCTGTCGGATCACGCTGT GGGAACCGCTCCGGAGCCCCACTTGCTGGACCGTGGCCACAATCAGAGACCAGTTCATCATGCTGAGCTGCGAGTGGCCCGGAGGCGAGCCCCCTGCTGTGCTGAGCTGGCTTGATGAGCAGGAGCAGCCTCtgggcagcagcagctcctccccGGCCGTCTACCTCCTGCAGGCCCAGGAAGACCTGGCTGGCAGAGAGTTCACCTGCCGGGGCACTCACCCACTCAGGGCCCCTGACCCCCTCTGCCGGCTCCGGCTAG AAGCCCCTCAACTGGCAGTGGCTGAGCCCCGGGTGTCAGTGCTGGAGGGGGAAGAGGCCTGGCTGGGATGTGCCCTCCTGGCGGGCTTGCCACCCGCCCAGCTCCTCTGGCTGGGCCCTCAGCGACGGCAGGTGGAGCCAGGCACTTTGGGATTCACGCTGCACTCTGAGGGGACCCAACTGCGCCTGAGTGTCCAAGGTGCTGACCCAGCCCGCCATGGGGGCACCTACCAGTGCATGGCCCGAAATGCCTTGGGCAACAGCAGTCGGAGCGTCCTGCTGGAGGTCCTGA GATACCCGGCTCCCCCCAACGTCACCATCAGCCGCCTGACCTACGGGAGACGCCGGAGCGAGGTGCAGCTGCAATGGGCCGTCCGAGGCCCCGGCAATCTGACGGGCTTCCTCGTGCAGCGAAGGGCCAGCGTCCCAGGCCTGGGAGCAGGGGCTTGGGAGACCGTGGCTGGTGACATCAAGCCAGAGAGCAGGGGCCGGCGGCTGGGGGGCTTGGACCCGGGGGTCCGCTATGGCTTCCGAGTCCTGGCTCTGAATCATCGCACGGCTGGCCATCCCTCTGAGGTGAAGACACCAG CGGACCCTCCCTTCAGCGCCTACGCGGCAGTGCTGGGTGCGGCAGGCGCAGGAATGGTGGTGGCGACAGTGGCCTCCCTGCTGGTGTTCCAGTGTGCTGCCCGGCACCCGGACACCTTCCCCT gCCTTGGGCGCTTGCTCATTCCCAGGTGGGTGTGGAAGCCCAATCATTCTGGAG GCACCGAAccatcccccaccaccccaggTTCAGATCCTGCACAAGAATCCATGGAGCCCCCAGTAAATGTCACCATCACAGTAACGGCCACACCATGA